One genomic segment of Streptomyces niveus includes these proteins:
- a CDS encoding NAD(P)/FAD-dependent oxidoreductase: protein MAPGAMRTAAASLTDAQPVAYWLDDPGRPGAVPALAGDEHCDLLVVGGGYSGLWTALLAKERDPRRDIVLIEGREVGWAASGRNGGFCSASLTHGLANGLSRWPGELRMLEDLGERNLDGIESAVERYAIDCDFERTGDIAVATEPHQVEDLRELYEAAAAAGFTGLDLLDAEAVRAEVDSPTFLGGLWDRRGVAMLNPARLAWGLKRACLDLGVRIYENTPGLELARSGPGTAVRTPYGRVMARHVALGTNVFPSLVRRVRPYTVPVYDYALTTEPLTEDQLCALGWRRRQGLSDGANQFHYFRITADNRILWGGYDAVYPYGGRLDAALDHRPETYLKLASHFFECFPQLEGLRFSHAWGGAIDTCSRFSAFFGTAHGGRVAYAAGYTGLGVGATRFGADVMLDLLAGERTRRTELEMVRTKPVPFPPEPAAWAGIGLTKWSLARADARGGRRNLWLKAMDRVGLGFDS from the coding sequence CGTCGTCGGCGGCGGCTACAGCGGGCTGTGGACCGCGCTCCTCGCCAAGGAGCGCGACCCACGCCGCGACATCGTCCTGATCGAGGGCCGCGAGGTGGGCTGGGCCGCCTCGGGCCGTAACGGCGGCTTCTGCTCCGCCTCCCTCACCCACGGCCTCGCCAACGGGCTCAGCCGCTGGCCCGGCGAGCTGCGGATGCTCGAGGACCTCGGCGAGCGCAATCTCGACGGCATCGAGTCCGCCGTCGAGCGCTACGCCATCGACTGCGACTTCGAGCGCACCGGTGACATCGCCGTCGCCACGGAGCCGCACCAGGTCGAGGACCTGCGCGAGTTGTACGAGGCGGCGGCCGCGGCCGGCTTCACCGGTCTGGACCTCCTGGACGCCGAGGCGGTCCGCGCGGAGGTCGACTCGCCGACGTTCCTGGGCGGTCTGTGGGACCGGCGCGGCGTCGCCATGCTGAACCCGGCCAGGCTCGCGTGGGGGCTGAAGCGGGCCTGTCTGGACCTCGGTGTACGGATCTACGAGAACACGCCCGGACTCGAACTGGCCCGCTCCGGCCCCGGTACGGCCGTCCGCACGCCGTACGGGCGCGTCATGGCCCGCCACGTCGCGCTCGGCACGAACGTCTTCCCGTCGCTGGTGCGGCGCGTACGGCCGTACACGGTGCCCGTCTACGACTACGCCCTGACGACCGAGCCTCTTACCGAGGACCAGCTCTGTGCGCTCGGCTGGAGGAGGCGGCAGGGGCTCAGCGACGGCGCCAACCAGTTCCACTACTTCCGGATCACCGCGGACAACCGCATCCTGTGGGGCGGCTACGACGCGGTCTATCCGTACGGAGGGCGCCTCGACGCCGCCCTCGACCACCGGCCCGAGACCTATCTCAAGCTCGCCTCGCACTTCTTCGAGTGCTTCCCTCAGTTGGAGGGCCTGCGGTTCAGTCACGCGTGGGGCGGGGCCATCGACACCTGCTCGCGGTTCTCCGCCTTCTTCGGTACGGCGCACGGAGGGCGCGTCGCGTACGCCGCCGGGTACACCGGCCTGGGCGTGGGCGCGACGCGCTTCGGCGCGGATGTGATGCTCGATCTGCTCGCGGGGGAGCGGACGCGGCGGACGGAACTGGAGATGGTCAGGACGAAGCCGGTGCCGTTTCCGCCGGAGCCGGCCGCGTGGGCCGGTATCGGGCTCACCAAGTGGTCGCTCGCCCGCGCGGACGCGAGGGGCGGGCGGCGCAATCTGTGGCTGAAGGCCATGGACCGGGTGGGGCTGGGCTTCGACAGCTGA